A single Lolium perenne isolate Kyuss_39 chromosome 6, Kyuss_2.0, whole genome shotgun sequence DNA region contains:
- the LOC127307031 gene encoding uncharacterized protein — protein sequence MDYNEACKGSCECEKCETGKIAEANMEFYGSEEEEGEIREVHEPPRLGSPIQKVTPAIVEQEQVHIRQSASPPRASDKGESTGTVVLQQQSMYGAIHKDMSASIVHSFVQDAIEKEQVNMRPSTSPERGSYQGRIPCIVFVQQSKCSAIPEDMAATPSASSQGVVEDEPPTSAQRVSHIGETASTAVVQQSKYTASEGQHVDMRQHRIRGSHRPSFSPSACSSAEERHKKRQEGCFRYSDFRWVLKMIEEVCSERLRTLLSRQNRDRKNLKIAQKKYELEFFQKHMHSYKVRLAHVMPTISYRRMMLPKLHFSILRNRFHKHMKSQLIKFVKQQIRDRNKENRIKARWIFEAKAGYLKKLFYVTSLAYGKFKLEKLKCRMTDYLDGEEHLKYFNMQSLTTQIEAIASNKESTSDVTEPILENSPVPLETNGPRKLGFSIGVAEDMTTLESRSSLPTCAPTMEFGEKNGTQTAFSAAAQNQGGNLERPYACQLGMSAVLEPAKAVTTGKPSDDSEPIEEHSPLLLVTNGATQLEFSVDVSEEMVTLESSSSQLTSAPGMEFGENDGTQIAFSAAAQTVGENMESPCASRFVTSSTSELTVTVSNDTENAAQISREKRRRISSGNDVSEGTCCMSRRKFGEKDGIHSALSPAAQNEGRDMERSCASDSDKDATLESAMTENTDSENTLDGSNEKQTRISSGNNVSEVPSSRSQIKFKPTSNPCRTTLHQEEPRAARPSPPLVNNSQIFQAEDTRGEEVPSGHLSTFAQVTDEPNMRSNAQSVMNQRHCGSTSQAASRPYQPTGGNTHSARTEVGSLGASHVLASDNHLPTGSTSGQFLAEDGSESNPFTIELSRLQKLHDLIAKRHQEKREQLILARQVEIAQAKKKYEELVYNSDVEVLQRRRELKITSEKIYKQQILAEVLQVIFKASAKVVPDSSRGAAQKTTREPNQSSDQRSFQFTAPVSAPASASIYQSPQLSVQASTDAALRQHRVTGQHTYMDPSGRSTANLMNYPSGGMGLAYRR from the exons ATGGATTACAACGAAGCCTGCAAGGGATCATGTGAATGCGAAAAGTGTGAGACTGGCAAGATTGCAGAGGCAAACATGGAATTTTATGGAtctgaagaagaagaaggtgaGATCAGAGAGGTACATGAGCCACCTAGACTAGGAAGCCCTATCCAGAAAGTCACACCTGCAATTGTTGAGCAGGAGCAGGTCCATATAAGGCAATCAGCTTCACCACCAAGAGCTTCTGATAAAGGAGAGAGTACAGGTACTGTGGTTTTGCAACAGCAATCTATGTATGGAGCAATCCACAAAGACATGTCTGCAAGCATTGTACACTCATTTGTgcaagatgcaattgaaaaggagcAGGTCAATATGAGGCCATCAACTTCACCTGAAAGAGGATCCTATCAAGGAAGGATCCCATGTATTGTTTTTGTGCAACAGTCGAAGTGTAGTGCAATCCCAGAGGACATGGCTGCAACTCCTAGCGCATCTTCTCAAGGGGTGGTTGAAGATGAGCCACCAACTTCAGCTCAAAGAGTTTCCCATATTGGAGAGACTGCAAGTACTGCTGTTGTGCAACAATCTAAGTATACTGCATCTGAGGGCCAGCATGTTGATATGAGGCAGCATAGAATACGTGGGAGCCACCGTCCAAGTTTTTCACCATCTGCATGCAGTAGTGCAGAAGAAAGGCATAAGAAAAGGCAGGAAGGATGTTTTAGATACTCTGATTTCCGTTGGGTCTTGAAAATGATTGAGGAAGTTTGTTCAGAAAGGCTTAGGACACTATTGTCACGACAAAATAGAGATCGAAAGAACCTCAAAATTGCACAGAAAAAGTACGAGCTAGAATTCTTCCAGAAGCATATGCATTCTTATAAAGTCCGCCTTGCTCATGTTATGCCAACAATAAGTTACCGCAGAATGATGTTGCCGAAGCTACATTTCAGTATTTTGCGCAACAGATTCCATAAACATATGAAATCTCAGCTGATAAAATTTGTGAAACAACAAATACGTGACAGAAACAAGGAGAATAGAATAAAAGCGCGGTGGATATTTGAGGCCAAAGCTGGCTACCTTAAGAAATTGTTTTATGTGACTTCCTTGGCATATGGTAAATTCAAGTTGGAGAAACTAAAATGCCGTATGACTGACTATTTGGATGGTGAAGAGcatctcaagtatttcaacatgcaATCTCTAACTACCCAAATTGAAGCAATTGCTTCTAATAAAGAATCTACCAGTGATGTTACTGAGCCCATTCTAGAAAACTCACCAGTACCGCTTGAAACAAATGGACCTAGAAAGCTCGGGTTTTCAATCGGTGTAGCAGAAGATATGACCACCTTAGAAAGCAGGTCTTCTCTGCCCACCTGTGCTCCCACCATGGAGTTTGGTGAGAAAAATGGGACACAAACTGCCTTCTCTGCTGCAGCACAAAACCAGGGTGGAAATTTGGAGAGACCCTATGCTTGCCAGCTTGGCATGAGTGCAGTACTAGAGCCTGCTAAGGCAGTGACAACAGGTAAGCCAAGTGATGATTCTGAGCCTATTGAAGAACACTCACCATTGCTGCTCGTAACAAATGGAGCTACACAGCTTGAGTTTTCAGTCGATGTATCAGAAGAAATGGTTACTTTAGAAAGCAGTTCTTCTCAGTTAACCAGTGCACCAGGAATGGAGTTTGGTGAAAATGATGGGACACAAATTGCCTTCTCAGCAGCAGCACAAACTGTGGGTGAAAACATGGAGAGTCCCTGTGCTTCTCGGTTTGTCACGAGTTCAACATCTGAGCTTACTGTCACAGTGAGCAATGATACAGAAAATGCTGCCCAGATTTCTAGAGAAAAACGAAGGCGCATAAGTTCAGGCAATGATGTCTCAGAAGGTACATGTTGCATGTCACGGAgaaaatttggtgaaaaagatggGATACATAGCGCCTTATCACCAGCAGCACAAAATGAGGGGAGAGACATGGAGAGATCCTGTGCTTCTGACTCTGACAAGGATGCAACGCTAGAATCTGCTATGACAGAGAACACTGATTCAGAAAATACTCTGGATGGTTCTAATGAAAAGCAAACACGCATAAGTTCAGGCAATAATGTTTCAGAAGTTCCATCTTCTAGGTCACAGATAAAATTCAAGCCTACGTCGAACCCTTGCAGGACAACATTGCATCAAGAG GAACCTAGAGCTGCAAGGCCATCTCCACCTTTAGTTAATAATAGTCAAATATTTCAAGCTGAGGATACACGTGGCGAGGAAGTACCTAGTGGTCATTTATCTACCTTTGCCCAAGTTACTGACGAGCCAAACATGCGCTCTAATGCCCAAAGTGTGATGAACCAGCGCCATTGTGGTTCAACTTCCCAGGCTGCTAGTCGTCCATATCAACCAACTGGTGGGAATACTCATTCAGCAAGAACTGAGGTTGGCAGTCTAGGGGCATCACATGTTCTAGCATCAGACAATCATCTGCCAACAGGCTCCACTTCTGGGCAATTTCTGGCTGAAGATGGGTCTGAATCAAATCCATTTACAATTGAGTTGAGTCGATTACAAAAGCTGCATGATCTGATAGCAAAGAGACATCAAGAGAAG CGAGAACAACTTATTTTGGCACGTCAAGTAGAGATAGCTCAAGCTAAAAAGAAGTATGAAGAGCTGGTGTATAATTCAGATGTGGAAGTATTACAGCGAAGGAGAGAACTTAAGATAACGAGTGAGAAAATTTACAAACAGCAGATACTGGCTGAGGTATTACAGGTTATATTTAAGGCCTCTGCTAAAGTTGTTCCAGACAGTTCAAGAG